In Anopheles arabiensis isolate DONGOLA chromosome 2, AaraD3, whole genome shotgun sequence, the genomic window AGTGCCGACCGTTAATCGTGCGTTCTCGGGAACATTTATGAATGATCATGCGTCTGACTAACTGCAGTGTTTGAGAATTAAAGGCAGTAAACGATTTGCGCTTGGTGAGCAATTCATCATCCCATTGATTATGGTAGAAAAGTCCTCACTAAACTGCGCCATTTAACTtaataaatgcaaaaaacCTTTCCAAAACCATAAACCATTTCTTACcctattttatttcttttttgtctttctccACCGTAGATAAGTATCATCCGCGTTCGGATGTTCCTATTCCCGGCCACGCGGAACACTAGCCAGTGCCGGCACGAATAGCGACACGCATCCAATCGGAGACGGGAACCACGGAGCAACCACAGCAACACAGCAATGACGCACCAGCAGCGACGAGTTGCACCGGTCGAGTGTCCGCTCGCATCGCTCGGGCGCAACACACCCTCGATGGACACCCGCCAGTACCATCATCCGCTCAGCTCGAGCCCGCTCGACCCGCAAGCCTACCAGATGTCCCGCAGCTCGCCCATCCTAACGCTGGACTCCGATCTGTACCCGTCCGATTGCGGCAAGCCCGACCAAGGCCCGCCGGACGGCCTCGTGCCagacggtggcggcggtggcagtggAGGCGGCGCTAACGGCAACGGATCGCTACTCTCCCGCAGCTCATCCTCGTCGCTCGATCAAACCGGTTCCTTTCTGCGGCAGGCACTGCCATTACCCCTACACCCACCGCCCACCAACGGGCATCACGGGCACCGGCGGGACTATCGGCCGGTGCGACCCCGCACTTACACCCCGATCGACGCACTGCTTACCAATAcctaccagcagcaccaccagcgccTCTCGCCGGTGCTGCGCGGTCCACCGGGAggcagcggcggtggtggtggtggtggtggcggaggaggcggcggcggaggCTACCACCACCCGGACGAGCCACAGTCCGCGCTCGGCGGGCTGTCCGAAGCGGACCGGTACTTTCTCGAGGAGAAGATGGACGCGCTCTACATTCAAGGTGCCATCCGACGCAATGCCAACGCGACCCCGTCCAGCCTGACGCGCAACcagtcgagcagcagcaacaacaccgaGCGGTACTACCTCGAGAACGAAAACATTGACGCGATTTACAACTTCTGCCGGcgcaatggtggtggtggtggcggtgggggCATCGGACCACCGTCCGGTACGGTGGCGGCGCACAACGCACACAACGCCGCGTCCAAAGCGTCCTCCGCGGCACAGTCGCAGGTGGACTGTCTTGACTCGAGCTCGCCGCACCTGCTGCGCCGTGCATCCAGCCCGGAAACGAGCGGCTCGGACCGGTACCTGCTCGATCGGATACGCGGCTCGCCGGCGTTCCAGAGCCCCCGGGGGACCCACCTCAAAGCGGTCGGGTCGGCAGATTTCATCGACGGACGGTAAGCAGCCGCCGTGTGCGGGTGGCCGACCGACGGTACGCCATTACTCAGCCACTCAATTTTCCtccgtttttccttttccccagAATTCCACTCACCAAATCGCAACACTACACCGACGGGCTGTCGCGCTATGGACGCTTCTCGCCCAACCTGGACCAGGGCTACCACACGCTCGTGTCGCCGTCCCCGTCTGGCCAGCAGCAGTCGACGATACCGGCCTCGTGGACCACGGGCGGCACGCACGGGTCGGGCGGTGGTGGCACCAACTCCACTTCGTCCAGCCACGGCAGTCCCGCACAAACGAACACACCCGTCGGGGGGAACGGGGGCAACGCGAACGGCAATGGACCGTGCGGGCGATCCATCGATGGGGCCACCATCCTGACCAGCCTGGGGAACGGGCACGGCACCAGCCTGTACCGGGCG contains:
- the LOC120897335 gene encoding F-box/LRR-repeat protein 7, producing MTHQQRRVAPVECPLASLGRNTPSMDTRQYHHPLSSSPLDPQAYQMSRSSPILTLDSDLYPSDCGKPDQGPPDGLVPDGGGGGSGGGANGNGSLLSRSSSSSLDQTGSFLRQALPLPLHPPPTNGHHGHRRDYRPVRPRTYTPIDALLTNTYQQHHQRLSPVLRGPPGGSGGGGGGGGGGGGGGGYHHPDEPQSALGGLSEADRYFLEEKMDALYIQGAIRRNANATPSSLTRNQSSSSNNTERYYLENENIDAIYNFCRRNGGGGGGGGIGPPSGTVAAHNAHNAASKASSAAQSQVDCLDSSSPHLLRRASSPETSGSDRYLLDRIRGSPAFQSPRGTHLKAVGSADFIDGRIPLTKSQHYTDGLSRYGRFSPNLDQGYHTLVSPSPSGQQQSTIPASWTTGGTHGSGGGGTNSTSSSHGSPAQTNTPVGGNGGNANGNGPCGRSIDGATILTSLGNGHGTSLYRAGPLFDRMPDELMVRIFEWLDSSELCNIARVCRRFESVIWNPALWKIIKIKGEENSGDRAIKTILRRLCGQTRNGACPGVERVLLADGCRLTDRGLQLLSRRCPEITHLQIQNSVTITNQALSDLVTKCTNLQHLDITGCAQITCININPGLEPPRRLLLQYLDLTDCASICDAGIKVIARNCPLLVYLYLRRCIQVTDAGLKFIPNFCIALRELSVSDCTSVTDFGLYELAKLGATLRYLSVAKCDQVSDAGLKVIARRCYKLRYLNARGCEAVSDDSINVLARSCPRLRALDIGKCDVSDAGLRALAESCPNLKKLSLRNCDMITDRGIQCIAYYCRGLQQLNIQDCQISIEGYRAVKKYCKRCIIEHTNPGFC